The Zerene cesonia ecotype Mississippi chromosome 19, Zerene_cesonia_1.1, whole genome shotgun sequence genome has a window encoding:
- the LOC119834369 gene encoding ELAV-like protein 1 — MMANSMDTVNSNQPTQNGSKLQPCHNESKTNLIVNYLPQTMTQEEIRSLFSSVGEVESCKLIRDKVTVFPDHILNGQSLGYAFVNYHKAEDAEKAVNTLNGLRLQNKIIKVSYARPSSDAIKGANLYVSGLPKHMTQQELEKLFSPYGTIISSRILHENMNVGHLMQGGLEDQGLQGPSRGVAFIRYDQRCEAEAAIRELNGTVPPGGTGPMTVKCANNPSNQNKALAPLAAYLAPASARRFIGPAGKALLAINKGLQRYSPLADPLIQGNALGGSGWCIFVYNIGADTEESILWQLFGPFGAVQSVKIIRDPATNKCKGYGFVTMTNYDEAVVAIQSLNGYSLNGQVLQVSFKTNKSKS; from the coding sequence ATGATGGCCAATTCGATGGACACGGTAAACTCCAATCAACCCACTCAAAATGGTAGTAAGTTACAGCCATGCCATAATGAGTCTAAGACGAATCTGATAGTAAATTACTTACCACAGACCATGACTCAAGAGGAGATAAGATCGTTGTTTTCCAGTGTGGGTGAAGTTGAGAGTTGCAAGTTGATTAGAGACAAAGTGACGGTGTTCCCGGACCACATTCTCAACGGGCAGAGCTTAGGTTACGCATTCGTCAATTACCATAAAGCAGAAGACGCTGAGAAAGCCGTGAACACCCTGAATGGTCTCCGCTTACAGAATAAGATTATTAAAGTATCTTACGCCCGTCCTAGCTCAGATGCCATTAAAGGCGCCAATTTATACGTGTCTGGTCTTCCGAAGCACATGACCCAGCAGGAATTAGAGAAATTGTTCAGTCCATATGGTACTATTATCAGCTCGCGTATTCTTCACGAAAATATGAACGTTGGACACCTTATGCAAGGAGGCCTTGAGGATCAAGGTCTTCAAGGACCCTCGAGAGGGGTGGCGTTCATCAGATATGACCAGCGATGTGAAGCAGAAGCAGCAATACGTGAGCTCAATGGAACTGTGCCTCCAGGAGGTACAGGGCCTATGACTGTTAAGTGTGCTAATAACCCTAGCAATCAGAATAAGGCTTTAGCTCCACTAGCAGCGTACCTGGCTCCAGCATCAGCTCGTCGCTTCATTGGCCCTGCGGGTAAGGCTCTACTAGCTATTAATAAAGGTCTTCAAAGATACTCACCACTTGCAGACCCTCTTATACAAGGCAATGCACTTGGTGGTTCCGGCTGGTGTATTTTCGTATACAACATTGGCGCTGACACAGAAGAAAGCATTCTATGGCAGCTGTTTGGCCCGTTTGGTGCAGTACAAAGCGTCAAGATCATCAGGGACCCAGCGACCAACAAATGCAAAGGTTATGGTTTTGTTACAATGACCAACTACGATGAGGCAGTTGTCGCTATCCAATCCTTGAACGGATACTCGCTGAATGGTCAAGTATTGCAGGTCAGCTTCAAAACGAACAAGAGTAAATCTTAA